A single genomic interval of Armatimonadota bacterium harbors:
- the recF gene encoding DNA replication and repair protein RecF yields MYVHHLFLRDFRNYRRLDLALAPATTLFYGPNAAGKTSLLEAIFYLATTRSPRLSSDRELVRWDAVGEAGTPPFARIAADVERRIGPVRLEVLVQRRADDDGQPLNGAQKLVRIDKRPARAIDLIGQLRVVLFTPTDLTLVDGPPAERRRYLDITLSQLDPHYVRTLAHYQKILLQRNSLLRAWREQRRVPRHVDAELAYWDQELAAAGGYLLAERLRAIVELNDLSGPLYQEMSGGEDQLQIEYAASCDLGTARDAGGLAERLLLAFAAQRSDELARGQTLCGPHRDDLIFTVAGINLGRYGSRGQQRSIALALKIGEAGLMRRRSGEAPVLLLDDVLSELDAQRRAHLLALIHHPDQQTLLTATDLSDFNADFLAAVRRYRVEDGQVFAG; encoded by the coding sequence ATGTATGTTCACCATCTGTTCCTGCGCGATTTTCGTAACTACCGACGCCTTGATCTCGCGCTAGCACCGGCAACCACACTCTTTTACGGGCCAAATGCCGCCGGCAAAACGAGTCTGCTTGAGGCAATCTTCTACCTCGCGACAACGCGCTCGCCACGCCTGAGTAGTGATCGTGAACTGGTGCGCTGGGATGCGGTGGGAGAGGCGGGTACCCCGCCGTTTGCCCGTATCGCTGCCGATGTAGAGCGGCGGATTGGGCCGGTACGTCTGGAGGTATTGGTACAGCGGCGGGCAGACGATGATGGTCAGCCACTGAACGGTGCGCAAAAGCTGGTGCGCATTGATAAGCGTCCGGCGCGAGCAATCGATCTGATAGGTCAGTTGCGGGTGGTGCTCTTTACCCCTACCGATCTGACGCTGGTTGATGGGCCACCGGCAGAACGGCGTCGTTACCTCGATATCACACTCTCACAGCTTGATCCGCATTATGTGCGCACATTAGCGCATTATCAGAAGATCCTCCTGCAACGAAACAGTTTGTTACGCGCCTGGCGCGAACAGCGACGAGTGCCACGCCACGTTGATGCCGAGCTGGCCTATTGGGATCAGGAGCTGGCGGCGGCTGGTGGGTATCTGTTGGCCGAACGGTTACGCGCAATTGTTGAACTCAATGATCTGTCCGGCCCGCTTTATCAGGAGATGAGCGGTGGCGAAGATCAGTTGCAGATCGAGTATGCAGCCAGTTGTGACCTGGGAACTGCAAGAGATGCCGGCGGCCTGGCCGAGCGCTTGCTGCTGGCGTTTGCGGCCCAACGAAGCGATGAACTGGCCCGTGGTCAGACCCTCTGCGGCCCTCATCGCGACGATCTGATCTTCACGGTGGCCGGGATCAATCTTGGTCGCTACGGTTCCCGTGGTCAGCAACGTTCGATTGCGCTGGCGTTGAAGATTGGTGAGGCCGGTTTGATGCGGCGGCGCAGCGGTGAAGCACCGGTGCTGCTGCTCGATGATGTATTGAGTGAGCTTGATGCTCAGCGCCGCGCCCATCTCCTTGCCTTGATCCATCATCCCGATCAGCAGACGCTGCTTACCGCTACCGACCTCAGCGATTTCAATGCCGATTTCCTGGCTGCTGTCCGTCGCTATCGGGTTGAAGATGGTCAGGTGTTTGCCGGCTGA
- the fni gene encoding isopentenyl-diphosphate delta-isomerase has protein sequence MPGDDKTESRKIDHIRIVLHEDVAAKGIVTGFAAYRLPHRALPELDLNEVDTRTTFLGKPIAAPLLISSMTGGTASAEKINLALAEAAEYLGLPMGVGSQRAAVMDPRLASTYQVRRVAPHIPLLANVGAVQLNYGFTVDHCRRAVEMIEADALILHLNPLQEAVQPEGDVNFKGLLARIEEVCRRLEVPVIVKEVGNGIGAADAIRLYEVGVRIIDVAGAGGTSWSEVERFRQPNDTGRRVASAFADWGLPTTECIREVRAVLPDVTLIASGGVRSGVDVAKAIALGADLAGTARPALFDAINERGAEAVIEGLGAFIRELRVAMFCSGCANLQALRNLRLGERS, from the coding sequence ATGCCCGGTGACGATAAAACTGAGTCGCGCAAGATCGATCATATTCGCATTGTGTTACATGAGGATGTGGCTGCCAAGGGTATCGTTACCGGGTTTGCTGCGTATCGTCTCCCGCACCGTGCCTTGCCTGAGCTTGATCTTAACGAGGTTGATACCCGCACAACGTTTCTGGGTAAGCCCATTGCTGCACCGTTGTTGATCAGTTCGATGACCGGTGGTACGGCCAGTGCTGAAAAGATTAATCTGGCGCTGGCCGAAGCCGCTGAGTATCTCGGTTTGCCGATGGGAGTTGGCTCGCAGCGGGCCGCAGTGATGGATCCCCGGCTTGCCTCTACCTACCAGGTACGGCGAGTCGCGCCGCATATTCCCTTGCTGGCAAATGTTGGCGCTGTGCAGCTCAATTATGGCTTCACCGTCGATCATTGCCGCCGGGCAGTGGAGATGATTGAGGCTGATGCGCTGATTTTACATCTCAATCCACTTCAGGAAGCTGTCCAGCCCGAAGGGGATGTCAATTTTAAAGGACTGTTGGCCAGGATCGAAGAGGTTTGTCGGCGATTAGAAGTACCGGTTATCGTGAAAGAAGTTGGTAATGGCATCGGTGCCGCTGATGCGATTCGGCTCTACGAGGTAGGGGTGCGCATTATTGATGTGGCCGGTGCTGGTGGTACCAGTTGGAGTGAAGTTGAACGCTTCCGGCAACCAAACGACACCGGTCGCCGTGTGGCGAGTGCTTTTGCCGATTGGGGTCTGCCGACAACCGAGTGTATACGCGAGGTGCGCGCCGTGTTACCCGATGTGACGCTCATTGCTTCAGGTGGTGTGCGGAGTGGGGTGGATGTTGCGAAGGCGATTGCACTGGGTGCCGATCTGGCTGGCACTGCCCGTCCGGCACTCTTCGATGCTATTAATGAGCGGGGTGCCGAGGCAGTGATTGAAGGGTTGGGGGCATTTATCCGCGAACTGCGGGTTGCCATGTTTTGTAGCGGCTGTGCCAATCTTCAGGCGCTGCGTAACCTGCGCCTGGGTGAGCGCTCGTAG